In Toxoplasma gondii ME49 chromosome V, whole genome shotgun sequence, the DNA window TTGTCCTCCCAGAAGTTTCACTTTTCTGCGCCGCCTCTCGGTTTCATCTGAAGACGAATGGACTCCAAATTCTTCTTGCGAACAAGCTCTCGACATATCGTAACTGCGGTTGACCATTCGGATTCTTGCTTCACTAaatttcttcctcctttctgctctcttcgacTGTGAAAACGGAACTCGACAGTCAGAAGGGGAGAGGGTGGTGCCTCCGAAacggcttctcctttctgcgtcgCTTTTTCCGTCCAGACGATTTGGGCTTATTTCACAACGATGCACGTCGGTGCATGCTCTCCATGATAGGCGATAGTTGTGTCGCTCGTCTGTGTTGCGTACGTCGTTTCCAGGACGTTTTTCATCCCCTCCTATACTACCTTTTTCCATGAGCCCGCGCGAACTTCCACATGGAAGGAGAACTTGTGATGTGTCTgactgtcttctcttcttgctttccAGTGATCCCCTTCGTGAGACGCCAGGCCGTTGTGCTGTCGAGGAGCTTGCGGAAAGAGCAGCGGAGCGAAGGAGTCCCGCTTCCCCTCCACCAGTGGTAAATTTCTCTTCCGACGTGATATTacatttcttcttcactcccTCGGCTGCATGGCAGGGAATTTTTCCTTCCGAGCTGCCCTCACTTGCCACTGCTTTTTCTTGTAACGAGaagctttcttcttccgcagaTCGGTATTTTTCGTGTGTCGGTAGCCGCCGGTCTGCGGCCGACTCCACGTCTCTGTTGGACAATAGGTAACGaggcgaaaggagactgTTTTTGCTGCTTCCTAACTCATCTGTCTTGGTCCGAGCGCGTTCCCCTTGAGGCGCCGGGTGGACCTGACCCCCTGTTTCAGTATCTCTGTGAATCTCCCCGAGCAGTCcgttcgttctgtctcctcgaagacatcgaggagacagtcgtCTGGAACGGGAAGTCTCCTCAGCAGTAGCCACAGCGACTTCTGCAGCCGCTGCGGCTGCGGCCTTGGCTTTTTCAGCTGCAGCCTTTGCTGCTGCTGTGCACATTATCGATCTCGCTTGGCTGGGAAGGTCTTCGTCTGATCCATTACGCAGGTGAAATGCGTTCGAGTCTCGAGGCTCCTGCCTCTCGCCTGGCCTCAGCGAACAGCCATTTGCCCTGTCCAGAGAAGGCAAGGTCTGTCCATGCTTACTAAAACGGGACACAGTCGCCCCCTGGCGTGATAGGTAGATGCCTCGCGATTCGGTGAGAGGCGGCAACAAGACAGCCTCTCTGGGGTGATCAGGCCCAGGGGCTCTTGGTTTTTTCGAAACTGTGGCGGACGTGGAGGAGAGTGGAAATCCAGCCTCACCGTGGCTAGCCGTGAAGTTCTGATGTGCACAGAACTCACTAGGCTGCGCCTGTCGAGCCGAAGCACACGgagactgagagaagaaTCTAGAACTGGAGGCTTGCGTTGGAGAAATGTGAGAGGTCGGGAACGAACTTGTCTGTTCAGGCCCAAGGCATGACGCTGGcggtttcctcgtctcctccgaaATCGCTTTTCTTCGACCGAGATGCAAGTCGATTCGTACGGGGTTCCTGCACCGTTGCCAAAGACCATCGTAGATCGATGGAGAGGACGTTGCTGGAACGCCTTCCGCAAAAGGGGAAGGTGAGCGTGGGAACGTCTGCGGAATTGTGAATTCACCGGTGAAGCCTTCGCGACGCACGAGGGTAACAACTCTCCGGGGAGAGTAGCCGTCACACGGTTGACACAGCGAGCTTTGAACAGATTTTCCCGACGGTAACGCCTGAACTCTGGTGTGGTAACAAATCTCCGACAGCTGTCGAGATGCGTTGGACAGATCCCCGGAAACTTCTGTACTCGATCCAGCCGTTGCATGGTGTGCCAGTGCATGGTTCAATTGCGTGTTTGGCAGGGGCGCAGTTTCTAGAGGCTTCCCGCATGCGAGGCCGCGCGTTTCATTTCCTTCAACGAAAGAGGAATTTCTGGCCGCCGAAACGGGTACGGACCTAGCCGGGTGGACTACCTGCACTAAATGCGAAAGGCTTTGAGGACCTGTGCTGCTTCGTGGATACGAAGACGCTTCACCGGTGGCGGTGAAGAGGTCGCCAATTGACGCTGGAGTTGGCAGAAGGACTTCTGAAACGGAGGAGCCTGCTGAACAGCTTTGTATATTTCGAGGAAACGGCGAGTCCGGGATGTGCCGAGGTACGCATGGCGCACCAGTCCCGCtcgccgcgtttcttcctgctgGCGGGTTTGCCAGCCCATAAGGGGGAAGGGAAAGGAATCGCGAGAAACGTCGGTGCTCTTTGCTGAGCCTAGGAGTTTGGGTTCCCGTTACCAGAGAAGCACCGCGGATTCCCGAGTgtggactgcatgcaactgaTGGAAGAGGAGCTCTAGGAAGCGGAATCCCCCGTCTGGAGCCAGATTTGGTGACCTCCCCTGATGGCTGATAACAACACGGAGCGTGCCTTTGAGCCATCGGGACGGGATACAGACTGCGGAATTCGACAGGTGGTTGCAACTGACGCACCCTCAGCTTCaccctgcatgcatgcttcaCTGGCGTCTAGAGTGAAATGGTTTGGAACCCGGAAAAGGGGCTTTTCTCAGAAACTGGGAGTCGAATCCCGAGGTACCCCGTGCAGGGTCTTCGCAGCTCCATGCGCACGGCAGCAAGACAGAACTCCACTCGGCAGGATTGGAGAAGACTAGCATTTGGGCACTGTTTTTTCGTGTTTAACCGAGGAGTGCTTCTACCCTCAGTGACTCGAGCTCGGACAGGAACTGGAGCGGCTGCTGTAGAGATGTAAATCGCTCTTTTCGAAATACCATGGAGTTAACTCGCAGCAACAATTCTTgccaaaagagaagaagcactcTCACGCAGACTTTGACTGCCAGTTCGAGTACTGCTGGTAAAAACATTTCATGTACGAGATCGCCGCTTTCGTCCTGCTTGCTGGACTGTATACTCGTGGCAACTGCTCCGATCCGGGTGACGCTACGCTGCCCAGATACCGTCAGAACGTGAAGAGGCGGAGATCCGTCTTTTGCATTTCGCCTTGTGTTCTTTCGAGTGAAACAGATACTTCTTCTGTGCCTTCCGAAAGCCAGATTACATTTGCGTCAGATGCGCAAGAACTACAGACGAGATGCATGGCAACTCGTGAATGATTATTCGATGAAGTTGACCAGGGGGTACacgaaagacaaagaaacacaagCAATCCCCCCATGATACCGGAGATCGCCTCTTCTCGTGACGCCAAACAACACCCTAACTGCTAACGTTTGGTTCTATCAGCCATGTCACAACAAACACGCCTAATCGGCTGGGATTCCCGGAAGATACAGACACGAGAAAAGCATTCTGGTGTCGGCCAGGATATCAAGTATTATCTTGCAATAATCGGCCCGACGACGGAACCAGCGTCGCTGGCTTTGACTATTTGCGGGTGCAGCTAACACTGTAGGCTAACATGGATGCCACATTACCCCTCAAATACCGATTCCATGTCAACAGGTGATGAGTGGAACTGGTTTATGGGGCAGCGCGGCGTACTCTATAAACTACTAGGACGATTCCTGCTTTTCAGGGAAACCTTCCCCGTAGTTTCCGTTGAAATGACTGCTTTATCCTTCCCTTCAGGAAGAAAATATCCAATCAAGAAAAGTGACATAAAATGACACTCTGGTGGCTGATCAGGCCCCACCAGCTGGCGGGAAAAGACGACCTCTCTGGCCCCGCTGTGGTTGAGCCTCTCGACGCTTCACGAGCCGGGGCTGGGATCTCTCTCCACGCGAATCCCTATCGCACTCTAACACGTTGTTTAAAATTCGGAACCGCGACTTAAGGGGCGCGCAAAAGTCAACGTTGTGCCTCGATGTGTATTCGTGCCTATCTATGGAGCGGGCGGCTGACACCGGCGTGGGCCGCCTTCGCATTTCACTATTTTCACACGTGGAGCATTTCTACTTACGTAAAGCTGTAATAGCTATGCAGTGAGATGTCTGAGGATCAGCCAAGGACTTCTTCAGTTGGTAAATGACAAGCGTATTCACGACGAATTATTTATCCGTCAAGCAAAACCggcaaatgcggagtgctTCGATGTGAACAGGATGAACGTGCACCACCCCGTTTCCGCGCAGCGTGGCAAGACGTATAACACGCAAGATCTCACGCATTCCAACATTGCATGGACTTCGCACACGCAACGACCCTTCCACTCACCACCCCTCCAGGGTTTGTCGTTTTCACAGCTCCCTCATCGGGTTCACACTCTTCTCGAATCCAGAGACGAGCTCACGTGCGAACTGGAAGAGGAGGCACCGCGGTGGCACTTCTCGTGAAACCAAAAAACCTACGGTGTCACGGTTCTCGACTGTTCCAACATAAATCCACAGTCAACAACGAGGCACAAGACACGAATACAGTTCGTCGCAAAATCCTTGTGGACGTTGTCGCGAATAAAGCATTTTTCCATTCATCATCGGCAGGCGGGTGTCACGCGCCCTCACTTTTTATTAGCCACCCTCTACGCGTGGCACTGGCACAAgtgcacagcgaagagcGAATAAACCTGATTCACGCATGTCTAGTCATTCCCTTTGAATGATCACAAGGATCAGCGAGAGTGGACGTTTGTCAATCGAGTCTTCTTCCACAGCCGGCCCACGAGGAAcgtcgcttcgtctctttccaaaAGTAGTGCAATGCGTCTTACAGCACTTGTTGCATTGCGATTCCAGAAGCAACCACAAgcaagaaagtgaagagagactgAGTCTCACATCCAGACACCACCACCACCGTCGATGTAACGGTACGCGtaacttcctcttctttggGATTAACATCAAGGATTAGGTGGCTGTTTGCCGCATGGCCTGTGAAAGTGCTGTGCGCCGCTTGCCACGAGTAGCTGATGGTGACGGGGTCTTTTACCTCAGGAATTTTGAGGATACCATAGTTTGACTTACTGTCGCCTCCGCTCCAGAACTGAAAATCTGGAGGCGCGATAGGAAACATGGTTTGGTAGGTCGCTTTTGTTGCATCTGTGCAGTTTGGCTCCTCCCCCGGACACACGTACTTTGACACATCTTGCGGATTTGATGCGATTGCTCCGGGACACTGAATCGTGACGCTGTCACCAGAATGCACTAAGATCCTCTTTCTTCCGAAACTGGTCCTGCAAGTCGAAAAAACAGCGAAGTGCTCTTCCGCGTGGGCAGTCCACGACGGCACCCAACAGAGCAGCACGGCACCAAATGCACACAAGAGACGTGACGTCCTCATTGTTCTAGATCCGAAACTGCGAACCTCCTAGGTAGAATCAGTTCGTCACCATGCGGTACCTAACCGCCACACGAAACAATTTCGGAGTATTAAAACAACAGCAGTGCAATGGCGCCCCTGCACGAGCGAACAGAATATTCAGTGGCTTCAAAGAAGTTCCCGGTGCTCTGTTACTACGAGTATGGCGCAAGCTCAACGCTGGGCGTTTTAATAATGACTTTGTCTAATTAATGTAGCAAAAACTGGTCATGCCAGCAGTTGTACCAGGTGTCGCAGGTTTGCGTCGCAAAAGCGTAATTGCGCGAAGCGCCGGCCTCGCGCGCCAATCTTCGAAGCACACGATCCCTGATTCAGTGGCTACAGGAGGGGCCGACGGTGTGGCAAAAATGGCTGGCAGACCGTCCATCCATTGCAGTTGCTCTCCCCTGTTGGACTAAAACCGCATAAATAATTCTCGAGTAACCGATTTGTTTGTTTCTAAGGTCCCCATCGTCGTCCATGGAATCTGTTTTAGTGGAGAATGCCGGAATGTCTGAGATGCTTAGTTGTTCAAGTCAGCATTCCAGCTGGAGCGGTGCTGGCGTCAGCATTCGAAATCCCCCCGTGACGGCGCATCGGACCGAAAAGCAGATTTTTGCCTAGTCCGGTCAACAAAACACTGTGGGAAACCAGAATGATGGAAGATCTGCATGGGATAAATGGAGCAGCCGGACGGGTCCTGACACTGGTATGAGCCCTTGCTGCTTTCTAGTCGACACCTGTCATCGACATCGGATTAGAAGCGACGTGTAGTTCATTAGAGAATAGTTCGTGGGTCATATCTACAAAATCTTTGTGTCTTTTACAGGGTGGATTCACTGTCATATTTCAGAAAAGATAGCGAGGCTTTCCATGGTTTTGCCAGCCGTCTTCCCTTCGCCTCACTCGTTGACGTCTATGGCGGTCAGTTTTGTGTCACGGTCTGAAGTTGTAAGGTTTAACCTCGGTCAGACAGGTATTTTCCTTGGAATAATCAACCGACGCCTGATTCAATCTTCAGGTATGCTCCGTAGCTCTCACCATACGTATTTCGAAAGGGATAGACATCACGACGTCACCTGGGAAACAGAATTTGTGTTAGACTCGCGATACAGCGAAAACCTCATTGCCGATGTGAGGCCCTTTGCGATGCTTGCCCTTTGTTACAGCTACAAATTGATCACCTGCCCCTCGTTTTATAGTGAGGCAGTAATCGCCTTGTAGCAAATCAGCGTGCAGATCATAAGCATATCCCGTATGGGGAAAGAATTCACATGACACCATGGGATGAAGTGAAAATTGTGTCTTTTTGAGGGGGCGTCACAGACTGCACTTTCCCGCCTCAGAAAGTGCGAATGTATGGATGtgcctttcttttcgctAGCCTGTTCGGCTTTTGAAGGATTGAGGCAGATAGGATGGCAACAGGCAGGGCATCCTTTCAACTGTACGAGTTCGCGCTAGGTTTAGAACGTCGCACCACATAGATAACGTTCACGGCGCGCATTGAGTACTTGTGGGGTGTTTCTCGAGAACCGATCCGGTTGCCGCTAAGAGCCTCAACTCACAAGATTGATGAATGGAACAACAGAGGCGATCCGGATAGAAAGGTAATAATGCGGCGTCCACACAAGTGACGAGCTTCCTTACCCTAACAATGGAGGTTACTGCAGCTTTCCCTCAACAGTTGGCAGGTCCCGTATTGTACGGTAACCGAATAGGCAGTATCATCTTTCCTCGTTCCCACTTGACCCATCTTCTCCACTCGTTTCGCTGCTGGGATGTGTTTGCTTCACCCAAAGTGGAACGGCATGGCACATGCGTCCTTGAGTCCTTTCGCACAAAGC includes these proteins:
- the SRS25 gene encoding SAG-related sequence SRS25 (encoded by transcript TGME49_213280~Gene product name based on ToxoDB Community Expert Annotation.~Signal peptide predicted by SignalP 2.0 HMM (probability 1.000) with cleavage site probability 0.584 at residue 25), whose product is MRTSRLLCAFGAVLLCWVPSWTAHAEEHFAVFSTCRTSFGRKRILVHSGDSVTIQCPGAIASNPQDVSKYVCPGEEPNCTDATKATYQTMFPIAPPDFQFWSGGDSKSNYGILKIPEVKDPVTISYSWQAAHSTFTGHAANSHLILDVNPKEEEVTRTVTSTVVVVSGCETQSLFTFLLVVASGIAMQQVL